taatcgattattgcagttaaaaatgcaagtttacaaggtttacaagaatttcctactacatttaatttctacaaattgcttttaactaattctaatatcttctgcaactaaaacttcttgtagcatcatcaaaacaaatttcttcaagatttaccaatactccttattggtaacaatctccccctttttgatgatgatcaaaaattcaattttaaaagcaagtttggcttacctgcaaaacatacaagctaacaaacaacaacaaggttagcaatacctgtaataatttatacttctccccttgtattatttttctccccctttttgatcataagcaaaaagaataATGTAATAACCTCCCCCTTAATATGAGCTCCCCCTCAAAAATGGAATATATGCAAAAAATAAAAGCTCATTATATTAAGAACAGAAAGGAAGtacatgaaattcataaagattaagaaactaaataccataaagaaaataacataacaatcaaACTTAGATGTTTATGGTCGTTTATAGCtgttatgggatgctccaacggctctatttttgaaactgtcagcgcgataatcgattatggctcgtgataatcgattatcagttcaataattctgcccagaattgcatgataatcgattatgcataatgataatcgattatctgctcaagattttccagaattgaatttgatgcatgaataatcgattatgacttgatgataatcgattatgaagcgttaagtttacgaaaaatgcaaaaatttgcatagattttgattctaagatatgtctaacactccaacctctcttctaagttcataaagtaaagatacccccttaaatatgcaattcaaatttaacttttagcaTACTCAATTAACCCACGAAATCAACAACCacttttcaaacaattaagatatcaatgattaagcaaccaatttataaactaaaatgaatgcaacagTAGCTTAAATGGAAATTATCACAGCTGCTACAGGTTTGATATGAAAGCATTTCAGCTAGCACAATCAGTTCAAAAAACTAACTTTGACAACAcaatttacaactttcaaaacaacagctatgattcatgcactctcatatccCAATCTGTTCAACCcaatgaattcaactctgcatataaaacaacatatataaaaattaaaacatcaatatgcagtaatcagatttaattcaataacattgtttatcttggttcaatggattttatccatgaaatattggcaaaccagaatttaaaactggaaaattgactcaaacaagGAAATGCAGTTTTGACAACTGCTTTTAAAGACTATTCTACAGTGATTTTCACAATTTGTAATCAAGCTTTATGCGGAGCAAATCATAGCTCATATggcatgcatataaatagatctccacagaaaacatctttgaaacggaaatgccaattcaatcatcaaataacttaattatctaaaaatgccaatgaaaatctatcaaccaactcatttaaatgaatataacagtaatcaaataatggaaaattagaaagataaccAGAACAAAGTGCAATAACACAATTcaaacaacacttagctcaatcacATGGAGTTCGAACCAAGGCTTTGAATGCCATTTGATGGATTCACTTCCTGCTCTTAGATCATTATTTCCGAAAGCATAATACCATGGATCTCTCCTCTCCTTTTGAGAACTTAACCTGCAAAACCATCCAAGAGAGGTTTGGTGCCCacaatctcatttgggtcctcagggttagagacaaattactttataatgggaatccaagcacattttccatcaggaacatcaaaatgtttgattctacatttgtttgaagtatgtccttttttcatacaatagaaGCAAAAAACACCATGCAGTTTGGTTTTtacagttgttcctttttcaacccaaactctacgagttctcttaactttagactttttatgatgcatttctttatttctaacattgCTCCTTCTAAAAACATGTGAGACAGACTTGGTtgctttagaaagtaaattttcaagtatgtcaatgTTAAACATATGATTCTTACAAGACAAGCattcaacaggatgttcaacatttgatgactttttcattttcaagttgcaaattttatttctcaaacttacttcctcatctaatgccttctcatatttaattcgcaattctttaaattcctttttcaaatttttatgagcagcattcaatttttcagattcatcaagcaattcaagaaaagccttttgtacatcaaattcactagtgtcaaggctagagcaacttacttggcttgtaGTGTCATTAATATTAACCGTCAAACACAAGTTGGcttcttcaacagaatcacttgaactagaggtggttgatgcattatcctcccaagcaatgtgaaccttcttcttcttgtgaattttcttttcttttctttctttacttcttttgttgcttgaacaATAAGCTTTCacatggcctctttcaccacatccataacatttgaaacttgaagaggaaccttgatagtccttcttttccttcaagattTGGCTGTCAGATGATTTAACGTTGGCCATCAAGCATAAATTTTCTTGCTTACtagaatcgcttgagcttgaggagtttgATGTAGAGCATGAATTCGAACAAGTCAACTTAGCCACATTCGATACttcatcatgagtgactcttaaaaatttccacatttcctgagcacttttataaacagatactttgaaaaaatcatcaatggttagtgcagataaaattatatttcgagccttaatatcaaattgggctcttctattttcctcaacagtccagtcaaaatatgatttttctatttCTACACCATCAACTGTACTTTTAGGAATGTAAGGACCATTTTGTACGGCTTCCCAGAtacctctatcaacagaccccataaaaatctccattctcactttccaaaaagcatagttatcaccagtaaacaatggaggtctgttaatggaagcaccctcagcatatacatggttttgattgtgaccagccattttcgcaaattttgaaaaactatcaaagcaagctctgataccaattgttggaacaatcggtaccgttatagagtcgcgcagcggaataaaatacttagaaagcgtgttacggtcacaaatcaagtttaatggtccgttttagtaaagataattttctttcagaaaattaatcaaacagttgatgtacgtacaataaaatgagtgtagggaataagaagatcaacacataatttttatcctggttcgaatcaaaagattctacgtccagtcgttaatcactataaatagtgattaacctttttcactaaaaatggtttcacaaattacaacaaatagtgaataaagcagataaataaaccttccttcgacgaacgaaccggaagaagaacactctgccaactcgaagagaaccgctccgactatcgacaaacgaaacgcgagcttctcctattcacgagaccaggcaaagcaccttgctaactcgaagagagcttgctccgactatcgacacacaacacacgagcctctcctgttcacgagaccaagcaagggaacttgaactatagcttctgagaacttcctctgacaaacagtattctgcaagagcttctgttcaacaacgtttttttttaatttctccaaaacaaaatatatagccaagtacactgagtgccaaagatcagctcccaactgccatgaataatagattattgtaagtgataatcgattattcaagtccgttacaggttttcaaaaatgtgataatcgattatatgaagtgataatcgattattcaagtaagacttgtgataatcgattattgcttaatcataatcgattattgcagttaaaaatgcaagtttacaaggtttacaagaatttcctactacatttaatttctacaaattgcttttaactaattctaatatcttctgcaactaaaacttcttgtagcatcatcaaaacaaatttcttcaagatttaccaatactccttattggtaacagtaCTTTTGCTCTCTGTTTTGTGAATTTTGGGCACTGCCCAACAACTCACACTCTTGGAATTTGGTGTTAAAAGAGTGGCTTTAGTGTCCCATTTTCACAAAGCTTGCCAAAGACAATAAGCATTAATTTCTATTATAGTAATTTTTGGTTTTGTCCATTTACTCTAGTACATTTCCTTAGGTAATCTTTTTGAGTGCTTAACCTTCTTTTCTTACCATTTAATTTCTCATTTGTCTTCTTtggttttctgggttttctcATACACAAACTCCTTTTAAAAATCCCTTTATTGTTTTAAGATATTTTCTTGCTTTTTCCATGGTTCTCTTTCTCGGTTTTTGGTGTTTTCCTTGTGGTCTAGGTTCTCTTTAAGGAAAACCAATATCTTGAGGTAGCATCCTAGGTGGTAGAGACCTTGTGGGAGCTTGAAAGTGTTGAGTGGTAGCtaagaagaaagtgagagaaacacttggAAGGAAGAACAAGTTTGTGTGTATTTCTTTGACTTATAATTCAATCTTTTTAGGTGTCTTGAGGGAATCTTTGGTGCTCAATCTCATGTCCTAACGAGAACCTATAAAAACATAGTAATTTTAATCTCTTAGTTGGTAAGTTTGAGGGATCCAAAGTTCCTTCTAACCTAACCCTTTGGTCACATAGCTTAGTTTACCTGCTTTCCTTAATTATTATAGCTTAATGCCTGtctacttttattttaagttttttcccTTTGAGAAGTTTGGTTCAAGAGAACTTGCGGGAAACCTTGGCTACAAAAGACTTGGTTCTTAAGGAATCCATTGTGATAAACCTCCCTTTCTTGGAAGTGAACTTGAGTATTTTTTGCATCATTAAGTCTCTTAAGGAACTCCCTCTGAAACACTAAGTAATGTGTTTATGCATAGCAtctttttttgaaaactttaagaATGTCTATGAATCCTTCTTATGAAATTGGCAATAATTCTATTGAAGAGACCCAACcaagtttaaaatatatggCCAAAGAAATAAAATCACTAAAATTTGGCAAAAGTAAGAAACCCtacgaaaaagaaaaagaaagcgtTGAAAGGAAAAACTATCTTGCTTCCTTAGAAGAAGAGCTTggaattattaatgaaaaataagacaaaatacAAGACaaggttaaaaaaagaaagaaagggaaaaaggGGAGCAATTTGTAAAGATTAAGTTTTAGTTTCCTTAGTTTAGAGTGTACTAGTTGTATTTAGATAGTTCCTATTGATCTAGTTGAGAGTagtcaaataatattttcattttgattgcAATGTGTAGGAGTTAGATgttgttttgttcattttggTTTGCATTAATTGGTGTTCTTAAATCTAACATATTAGGATTAAGATGTTTAGTTTCATTAATGTTGATTTTAGTTTAATGTGAGAGTAATGTTGTTTGATCAATAGGTTTATGAACATTGATTGAATGAATAAGTGGAAAGAGTCAATACAAGTTCTGAAAATTGAACAAGAACACCCCAACGTGGGTTTCAAACTCAACAGGACATATTCCTAAGCACTCTTAGCATTTTTTTCATCCAATTCAATGTGCATTTACCTATGAATTCAGTTTTGTGTATGTCTTTAGCCTCCTTCGTTAATTTCTTTAcatttgttgaatgatttgtaggttaattttagtttaggtAGATCTCCTATGAATGTGTTCTTTTAAAATCAAGTTTTCCTTATgctcatatttttgttttaaagattcTTTCACTATTTGATTAATCCGGTTAGCACTTAAGTGTTTTTTAGATTGTATCATGCATGTTTAGTGTCTTGTACATCTTTAGATCATACTAGTTATAGTAATTAGGTTATGTTTCTGTTTTAGGTagtttagatttttattttattttcttttatttcatttcattttatttcttcctTTAAACAGATTTTAgcttgttttcttttccttttaaaatttcatttctttcattaaaTGTTTCCACCTAATTTAgataataattagtaaataataatagGACTTTACTTTACTTTACATTAGTGTGGAATCTAGTTTGTTGACTTTTTGCGCAATGGAAAAATGTTTCAACAAAACCTCGTATCGTGGTTGGACAGAAAAGTACAAATGGAGGCTGCCACTTCATTAAAAGAAACATACTATGGTGGTTGAGCAAGAAGCAAAACACAATTCTACTATCAACTGTTGAAGCTGAGTATATATATGATGCACATTATTGTTCTCAACTCTTGTGGATCAGGAATCATCTAGAAgactaaaatcatattcaaGGTACGATTCCTATCTATTGTGATAATAATGTTGCAATTGGTTTATCTAAGAATCCTACATTACATTCACGCGCTAAGCATATTGAGGTCAAGCATCACTTCATACGTGATCATTTTAACAAGGGTACCATGGATTTACAACATGTAAATATAGAAGATCAGCTTACTGACATCTTCATTAAACCATTACTTGAAGATAGACTTAACCGTCTAATAACCTTATTGGTATGAgaaattttgaatgaattttgatTCTTGATGTTTAGTGTGTTCATATAGTGTTTTAGAGAGTCAATCGTCTAGGACATATAGTCCACAAGGACGTCATACTGTTGCATCATCTAAGATAAATCCTCTATCAAACAAATGCATCCATGCATTAGGTGTGTCTAAGTAGTAAGCCCATCTCTAGAAGTTGTCTTGGATCTCTAAAGCCGAAACCCTCTATCTCTCTCCTATTTGCCAAAATCTTATGTGTGTCAATCAAGCTATTCCCTTTCTATCAAAGCCCAAAGCTCTCTTTCTCTCCTCCGCGAAACCCTAAGCATCTCATTTAACCGCTTTTCACTCTTATTCGCTACTCACTAACACTCATCTCAAAATCTTATCAGTATTCAAGAGACacaaaatctcttttccaaaTCTTTCATACTAACCACATTAAATGGACAAGACTTGGAAGAAGATGCAACATGAAGATACAacaatgaaaaattaaagttaaaataaaaaagtaaaaaatagtttagtatTTCACATATTTGATAGGTTTCGTGATTGAGAGGGTGGAGAAAGTAAATACCAAagattaaaaattgtttaaatctaATTGGTTAAAATCTTACAAACTATTTATAATGGATGGGAGTAACATCCTTAAAACAAGACATataatcaaagaaaacaaattttattaatatgccACTATTAAAACAAGACATATGATTTATAACacaaatattatcattattaaccTCTAACAATTGGTTATACCACAATAAATTACACCATAAAAAACTAAAGCATAAATTCCATTGTACCAACTACCTTAAAACAATAATGTTATATAAATCATAAAGTTAGATCATAACTAATACTTTataatttgaacaaaataaagTTAAGTTCTCATATTTCACCttagtaataaaagtaaattttgacCTTTCCACTAACATTTGATTAGAAAAATCATAATAGAAATCAACATTCTATATATTATCTAAAGATAAAAGTGCATCAATATTGTTCTTGAAAAAATTGCTTACAATTACCATAGAATAGAAAGATCATGAATACAACCcaacattaaattttcaaagtctcaagaaaatggaaataaaatcttttgtacaaaagaagaacacaaaaaaAAGTCAGAGAGACATATTCTAAGTTTCAATAACTAAAACCTTTTATATAtctattaaaaacaaaaatttcataaaattctTGTTAAGTGAAATTACTGACACAAATACTTCCAAATCacattacaaaaattttaatttatcatattttactAATAAGATACAcccattaaaataatttttgctTTTTCCTAATAAGAAAAACTTCACTTTTTCcgttcactttttctttttctttttcactcctTAATCTATACACATGCTAGTATCTCACGTATTTTTACTAGAATAATATCGTACTCATAAATATCATAGAATGCTTACCaaattacatattttcaaaatctataaaCTTATTGAAACATAAGAGTAGAAGACaaagaagtaaaaaataataataacagcaATAACTTGCTTTTAAAACGGTTGACCCGACTGACATTTTATCTCACAATGTATTGACCTATCAGAGCAGGCATTTATTATCATATACGGTATACTATCACAAAGCACATGTGCAAAATGAGGATGTGCCGTCGCAGatcagaataaaaaaatatcctaTGTAAAAAATATACTCGAAACTGTactttataagaaaataaagtaaaatagtatatttaaattcttgaaaatacaaaatacacattattattattattattattattattattattattattattattattattattattatgcgCAGAAAGTAAAAAAGTAGTAAAATAACGAAGCAGAAAGATCTAAAATTATTCATAGAATCGGTATTGAAAGCTATTgcccaaaattcaaaatcagcTAAGACCGCATTTTGCCAATAAAAAACTCTTTCAAGCTATATTTAAGAGTAGGTTATTGTAAAACACGGTCGCTgcaatgtta
This Vigna angularis cultivar LongXiaoDou No.4 chromosome 4, ASM1680809v1, whole genome shotgun sequence DNA region includes the following protein-coding sequences:
- the LOC128196092 gene encoding uncharacterized protein LOC128196092 → MAGHNQNHVYAEGASINRPPLFTGDNYAFWKVRMEIFMGSVDRGIWEAVQNGPYIPKSTVDGVEIEKSYFDWTVEENRRAQFDIKARNIILSALTIDDFFKVSVYKSAQEMWKFLRVTHDEVSNVAKLTCSNSCSTSNSSSSSDSSKQENLCLMANVKSSDSQILKEKKDYQGSSSSFKCYGCGERGHVKAYCSSNKRSKERKEKKIHKKKKVHIAWEDNASTTSSSSDSVEEANLCLTVNINDTTSQVKFSKGEERSMVLCFRK